The Loxodonta africana isolate mLoxAfr1 chromosome 14, mLoxAfr1.hap2, whole genome shotgun sequence DNA window CCTCACAAaggccccctcaggggttctggtGACCACAGACCACCAGCGTCTGTCTGAAGCCACAGGCTGTCTGAGGAGAGCCAGCTGCCCTGCACCCCCGCACAGTGATGAGGCCTGGCCCTCCATGGCCCTCCAGTGTGTGTCCTGCCGCAGCTGCAACCCTGTCCTACACCTGAAAACGGGGATGAACGCCCTGCCAGCAGCTCTCAGCCACCCCAACCATCACATCACCACTGCCACTTCGCCAGCAGACTCGGCTGACCTGCCCTCCACAACGTgctcctctgccctcccatcaGCTGACAGCCCTGCACAGCACGGGTGCTCTGCTGTGGTATATCTCTGGAAGGTTCTGTATGTGGTTGACTTTTATAAGGAAAAAAGCAGACAGACGCTGCCCTATTTTGGTAGCTGGTCTTTTTCTACAACACAGTGCTCAGCTAGCTAAAGCCCCGCCTGACCTGCCTGCTCTGCTCCCAGCCATTGCTGCCCCTGATCGCGCAGTGCCAACCAGCAGGCCTACAAGTCCCCTTACCAAGCACTATGTTCCAAGTGAACAGAGGCAGCCTGCTTGCGGGTACTCGCCCGGCGTTCCTACCCCACCCCTGCCCACTGCATTTGCCTGAGATATAGTGTGAGCTCTCGCACGCACACACACTCGTTCAGACGGCATACCACACACCGTGCCGAGCAGTACCCAGCACCCTTTCTGCTCCAGAAGACACAAGTAGAGACACTGCTGGCTCAGGTCAACGCCATCCTGAGGTCACCCCATGCTTGGGGGCAGGAGCTTGGGGTTATCAAGTCAGCCTCTGGGAAGGCAACTTCAGAACTGACACCCATCTTTCTGACCCAAACCTCAAGACATATCCGCCCTCCTGGTCCACACACCGACCAGGCCCACAGATCCAGGCAGACTTTGGCTGCAGTCAACAGGGCTCAAAGCTTCAGAAACCTGCCACCTGCAGGCCCCTCCCCCATCACTCCCAGCCAGCATCGCATCTCTCCTGGCTCTGTGGGGACGGTACAGGGGCACAGATCTCAGCAAGGCCTGGAGGGAACATCTGTCTTCTGTTGGATGTACTTGTTGGGATGACAGTCAAGTTCAGGGCCAGAACCTCAAGGGTTAACTTGCTCTGTGGATGGTGGCCCCACCATATGGGGGAGGCTGGGCCCCCCTTCTTCCCCAAAATCAAGTCACAAACCAGGCCTGGGGCCTCCTGCATACACAgagacatgcacacacgcacgcaGGCACACATGGACGTCAGGGGCCCCAGCTGCCAGGACCACAGGACCCTGGAGCCTAGCTGGCTTTGGACAAACAAGCGGGGAAGACGCCAAGGCTCCGCCCCGCCCCTCTATTCTCACCTCTCTGCCTCTACCTGTGTTCTGGGGTGTGGTGGAGGGGGGCTTCCGGGGCAGGACAAGCCCAGCTAACGCACAGGCATCGGTGCCCTGGCGCATGGGCCTGACAGCCACACAATGTCTTGGGGAGCAGGCTCCACCACCCTAAAACCAGCAAAGCACGCCAAATTGCATGTACCAACCTGCCCGGATGCCCGTCCCCGTCAATGTCCAGCCAGTGGGGCTGTCCCAGTGCCATTGACATCGCGGCAGCACTCTCCCTGCCCAAGCCCCCGTTTACAAGACACAGAGCCCCCCCGCGCCTGGAGGCCGGTCCCACACAGCCCCGGGGGAAGCTGTCAGACCCCAGCAGCTACTGGGACACAAGCAAAGCCAACTCGCAAACCCCCACAGCCAAAGCTGCGGCAGGGCCAGGTAGGCTCGGTACGTTAGACAAAGTCCTTCTtttaaatacacagaaaattcaagtaatttatttaaaaacagcTTAGTTTCatcttgaaatatatatatatatatatttgctttagCGTGATCATATTGCAGCATGGTTCTCATGCATTTTACAgctctttatttaaaaaacaccaACTTGAGGCAGCAAAATTGTGAGGGTGCTCCTCACTGACCCGCGGTGACGCGCAGCCGCCTCCGCTCCTGACCCCGGGAGCCTGGACCGACCATCTCAGGTGACAGCGTCCGCTGCCGAGTCAGAGCCGAGTCGGAGGCTGTGGTTTGACGACAGTTCCACGCAGCGGCAGCAGAAAATGACAGTGCTTCTGTGGAGGTCTGATCTGCTCCATGTAGAGACCAGAAATATTGCGCCAGGGCCGCCAGGTGAGGGGCCACCAGGTGAGGTGTGCCCCCAAGGGGCTCACGGCGGCCCTGATCCCAGCAGTGGTGAGCGGGTGGGCAGCCGCAGACGTGGGGCGAGTCCAGAAGGGCTCCAGTGCGCCCCGACTGCCAGGGAGAGGCGCTCTGCACTCACCTGCCCCCTGGTGCCAAGCCCAAGCCCCCTGCACCCAGCCGCCGCCCCCACCCCGAGGTAGGCCTTTGTGGCGTGACGTTGGAGGGAGTGCTGTGCCAGAGCTCTGCTCTCGTCATTTCCCCTCAAACGGTGAAAGATGGATGAAAGTGCAATTAGAGTCAACACCTTCCTTCCCCAGGACAGGGCTGTCCCCACTCCCAGAAACAGGCGGGAGGCAGTACCTGGCTGGCCTCCTTGGAGAGTGTGTCATATGGAGATGACCATGGGCAGGGTAGTGGGACAGACATGCACACGATGACAGACATGCATACgctcacacatgtgcacacacacctgCAGGCACGCAGGGGCAAAGCTGCTCGATGAAAAGGTCGCCTCCTGGCCACTGCCCTTTCCCAACACGCTGGCCGTGGGTGCTGCCTCTGCCTGCGAGAGCAGCTGCCTTCCACCCACGAGATCCTCTGGGGCCCTGCCGCCCCCCAGCTTTGGTGTGTGGCCAACGCCCCTGCCTTCGCCTGGGAAAGGGCAGCCCCGCGCACGAATCGCCAGACTGTCGGAGAAAAAAAGAGATGCTGTTCTGAGAAAACTACAGCTTTGAGAAAAGCATTTTCCTAGATAATCAGAGAGAAATACTTCCTAAAAGGTGCTGCACCAACAAAACGTGGCGAGAGCTGACCGAATGTCTAAACACCTGGAGGTGTCCGGAGAGAGAAGTTTGATAGAAACCTTTTAATCACTGACCACTCGACTGTTATCGGGAATATGCAGATAAGACACAGCAAACGGGGtcaggttttctttgttttcagctgtCATCTGAGAAATGCAAAATCTTTTTCCTACACTGTGTACTGCCTATGTTGTAAACCTGGTTCACTATTTAAAAACATGCAGAATAATAAACCTGCAGAATAAAACAtaagaactgaaattaaaaggtctttttcaatttaaaaaatatttcaaatgatttttttttttttttaattgtggaaaaAGAAATCTTAGTGTGGGACTTTTGCCTAGCGGCTGAAACCTACTCTACAACTCCGGGCTTCCCTAGGTGTGCGAGTGCGCTCCCCGTGGGCTGTGTCCACCCTGCTCCGTCTCACCCCCTCTCGCCTGCCCACGTGGAATGTGTGTGAATGGGGTGCTGCTCAGACCACGGACTCTGTCTCCACCAGTCCCTGGGGGCCGTCTTTCCTTGAGAGCTTCAGGACCATGGGCTTCTTGGTGCCGTCGATGGCTGGCTGGGCCGACAGGCCTTTTTGCTCCTCCCTGGCCTCCTCTGACACATCGGGGTAGATCACCAGGAATGTGGCTGTCAGGAAGCCCAGGAAAGAGCCCACGGAGGCCACCATGGGGATGACGCGGACAGTGCCGACGGCGTCCACCACGCTTCCGAGCGCTGACGCTACCAGGATCTGGGAGATGTAGACCTGGCAGGAGAGGATGGCACAGTCGATGCCAAAACCTCGCCTGGAGTTCCCGGGGCTGTGGTGGACGTACTGGAAGAGAAGAGGATCAAGGCGTAAGGCGGGGAAGGGGACGCAGCTGTGCCTCGCGACCGGTTGAACATTAACGCACAAGCACAGACTGGAAGCACGGATTTTCCCACCCCCGGGCTTCCAGCAACCACTCCTGCCTGAATTCCTCCCTGCCCAGCActgtgggggcaggggaggtggAAAGCCCTAGCTCCCAGGAGAGGGCAGGTGTGGGAGCAACTTCACCAACCCAGGAAGGAAACGAGCTCTGAGCCGGCCTCCAGGCCCTGGTAGGCTCCAGCTGGGGCTGGGTTTGTGGAGGGGGCTGCTGTGAGCACCACCCGTAACCACGTGTTGCAGTGACCACGTGGGACACAGTGGGCCAGACCAAGGAAGATAGCGCGTGTCTCCCtattgtttttgaaaaaagaTCCAGAAGAAAACTGGTGAGCTGAACTACTGTTAAACATAGGATTTATTAGACGAGGCCTTCTTCAAACAAAGGAGATAGTATTCTAGAAACACTTTATAAAGTCAGTTCACCACGAATACAAAAAAATAAgagggaacaaccagaatggaaatattgagaatgttcacacactgAAAAACCCAACCAATATCactgatataaaaaataaaaccatcctAAATGTGTGCACACACTTAACAACAGCCTCAAAACAAATTGACGGGGTACAGGCAAACAGCTAACTAGGAGACAAAAACAGAAGCGCTCAGCACAGTATggggccagttaactgggatgtcccgtgaaacTGTCACCTAAACCATggagccaaatcccatgaggtgtttggctgtacaCAAGCAGCCTGAGCaactactctgtgtgtgtgtgtgcgcgtgtcgACGTAAATACCACAGAACTTTTAGCAAACGAACTCTTTACAAGTGTACAATTCACCAACACCACTTACAATAACCAgctgcaaccctacccttaatcaacgtGATTGTCCATCACTGGAAACCAAAAGCCAGTGCTCCAGAAGCAATAACCCCCCACTTCctactccctcctgcccctgggaaccaCGCAGAAGCTGTGCTCTCTCCACCCAAACCCTTTTTAAGGGCGGGAGTAGATAcctgcacacatacacagaccCCTGGTTCCAGAGTAGAGAACTCACAGATCACTGAGAAAGACCGCCCATCAGAGAAATGGGCAGCACACTGAAAACAGGTGCCCTGCAGAAGCAAACACCTGGGCACCCAGTCGCCAGATGAAAAGTCAACAGCTGCATCAGCAAGCGGGGAAAACACTCTGGAGCCACAATGAAGCACCACTTCACGTTCACCAGGCAGCTGGTGGGCGTGCAAATTAACACACCCGCTTTGGGGACCTGTGGCAGGTGCGGCAGGCGCGGCAGGCGCGGAAGCTGAGACCCGCGTTTCTCCTTTCTGGTATGCTCCCACCCCCATGCAAGGCATCTGTGCAGCAGGGGCACCCGTGAGCGCGCGAACCCCCAAACACCCACCACGGGAGCACACACGCCACCACGGGAGCACGGACAGAAGCTTGCAGACAGCGGCCTCAAGGACAAACGATGCACACATGGACGGATCGCAGACGTGACGTGAAAGGAGTTAGACCCTCCAAAAGCTCAGGACCAGGCGAACCCAGTCGCtgagattggcaaggaagacAGGACTCCTCTAGGGCTCCCACACACCTGCTCGGTGTCCTGGTACCAGCCCTGCTCCACCCCGCCCACACACCTGATTGGTCTGGTGGTACCGGCCCTGCTCCGCCCTGCCTACCTGCTTGAGCTCGTGGTACTGGCCCAGGAGGGCGTAGGGGCAGTAGGAGATGCTCATGGAGACGATGCCCATGGTGCTGATCATGATCATGGCGACGTAGACGTTGGCGAACATGGCCATTACCGCGGTGCCGACGGAGAAGCCCAGCGTCCCCAGCACATAGATCACCCTGATGCTCAGGTCGTAGCTGTCCAGGTACTTCTGTAGCAGGGCTGCAGGGCGCAGGCACAGAGAGAGCTGCTAAGGATGGTACCCACCCCCACGTGCTCCCCTGACAGTTCCCTGCCTGCCACTCCTCCAGGAGTCATACATCCAGGCTCTGTCTGGGTACAGCTGTCCCTGCACCAGGGACACTCACCTGAGCAAATAGCACCAGTAGTAGCATAGATGACCAGGCCCCAACAGCCCATCTTCACCCCATCATTGTAGGCTTGCCAAGATGTCGAGTTCGAGGGCGCCTGTTCCATAAACAGAGTTGGGATTTCAGGAGGATGGAGACAACACGTGTACCCTCTGGGCACAAGGGTGTGTTTTTCGTTCCAGTGGGAGGTGAGCTGTTGATCTTAAAAGAGGTGATGGCAACTATGCTGATGAAGGCTGTTAGCTACCAGCCTGGGGCCGTATTCATGGTAACCCCTTTCAGAGGCCTCCAcaccaacctccagccttttgtgGGGGGACTCAGTCCCTCCCCTGAATCTGGGCTGGCCAGGTCTTACTGTGCACGACCACCAGCATGCAGCAAAAGTGGCGCCTTCTCCCGGGCTGCACCGTAAGAGAACTCACAGCTTGTGCTTTTGCCCTCTGGGAGCCCAGCGCTCTGCAGAGCAGCTCAAACAGACCCCAAGAGACGTGAGGCTGTGTGGAGGGGAGGGGCCTGAGCACGTGGGTGAGGCCAGCTCGGCCGCCTGGCTTCCAGACAAATGCCTCCCCAGTGTGAGCACTGCTGATGCCCTGCAGAGCAGAAGAACCGCCCGGCTCAGCCCAGCTGTGAGTGGAATAAGTCAGCACAGTAAGCCGCCAAGGTTAAGGGGAGTCTGGCTCCAATAACAGGTATCTGAAGCCATGTCTTACTACAGACTTCTCAAGGGCTTTGCCTCATGAAAGCTCTTGGTATTCGCAACAGCTCAGCATAGACCCAGGTCAGAGCCCCACCCAGActgcacaggtccatgcaggcaGCTGCCTCCATGCCCCCCAGGCCTGCACGGCAGTACCCTGTGCCACGTGGACCCAAGGCTTGTGGTGGCTTAGGACCAGCGTGCTGTGAAGGCAGGTGTGGAGGCGGCCCACgctcctcccagcctcctgtcACCCTCACAGCCCTCCTGAGAGGGCCCGGCTGGGCAGAAAGCGCCCCTCCCCACTCACAGTGGTGACGGCAAGGCCCGGCAGGTGCGCTCACCTTGGGGTCGCCCTCGAAGATGACCTGGCCCATGAAGTCGGTGTAGAAGACTGCCTCGGCGATGACAGAGAACCAGGTGAGCAGGTGGCAGAGGCAGAGGCGCATCAGCTCCGGCGGCATCTTCAGCATGGACAGCCAGAGCAGGCGCACCGTTGTCTCGCCCTCACCCTCCTCGCTCTCCGTGTCCCCACTGGATGTGGTGGCACCGCTCTGATTGCGGTGCCGGCTCCGCTGCCGCTGCCGCTTCTGCAGATCGTACAGGTCGTTCATGCTGCGGGAGGGCTTGATGAGCACCACCGCGTTGGCGCGCCGGAAGCGGTAGCGGTGGGAGCCGACCTTGCCGTAGTAGGAGAAAGTGCTGGAGACTTGCCGGCGGAACATGTGTCGCCGCCGCCGCATGGCGCCCAACGCGGCCGAAGGCTTAAGGTCAACATGGGTGTAGCCACCGAGGCCATCCCTCGGCGGGGAGCCACTGCCGTTGGGGACCTTGGTCTCGTCCACCTGCTGGTTGAGCAGCGTGGCGTCCTCCTGGGCGCTGTCCCTGAGGAAGCTGGGCAGGCGGGGCAGCCGGGTCTTGATGAGCTCCTGGCTGGTGTGGGGCGTGTTGGGGTAGGAGGTGTCATGGAAGATGGAGGGCTCGATATCGTGCAGGAAGAGCTCGGATTCCACGTCCAGCGCCGCGTCCGGCACGTGCAGCACCGAGTCGCTCTTGCTCCGCACAATGTCCACGTCCAGGTAGTCCAGGGGCAGCTCGTGCTCCGACTGCACCTCATCCGGGAACAGCGCCGTGCTGTACTGCCCACCACCATCCAAGGTGCTGACGCGGGGTGGCAGGGCCTCCATCTCATCGGTGCCGCGCTCCTGCTGAGGGCTGTACTGCTCCTCTTCGATGCTGAAGAGGTGGAGAGCCACCGACACCGTGAACACGACAGCCGCAAAGAAGAATAGCACCTGGTTCTGTGTGCGGAACCAGGTGCCCAGGAAGGTCTGCGTCCAGTCTAGGCCGCCCAGCACATAGCCAACGGCACCTCCAAGACCTGTGGTGACAGAAGAGCAGGGGGTGAGAGGGAAGGATGTGGCACAGACATCCTGTAGGGGGCAGGCTCTGGCCTGGGGTGGGGAGCACACTGGGAAGACCCGGAGGCCACCGGCAGTGGGGTAGTGTCCACTCTCGTCATAGCTACGTGATCAACCAGGACACACGCGTTAGGGCACAAGATACAGAAACCGTGAGGAAATGGACGAGAAGCCGGTTGAGCCTGGGCGTGGGAAGGCTGCTGTGCCAGGATTTCTGCTTGGTGAACCAACGAGGCTCAACATCAGGACTGGAAGGATCAGCACTGGATGCCCAAGGCTGCCTGCCTCCTATCTGCCCTCAGTGACGTCCCTATGCTCACCAGGCGCCATCTTCCTGGTAGACGTGGGAGACTGCCCCCAGGTGAGGTGCAGAGGTGACCACGTCCCCCACCCCCAGTGGGCCTGCCCTCTCCCATCCCAGGTCCCACAGATACTCGGTCCTGCTGGGCCCAGCGGTGGAAAGGGACACCCAGGGTCACCTCCTAATCCTGAGATGTTACAGCTCTGATGTCCTTCCTCATGGCCTCGGTCAGCCACCAACTGAGGTGACCCCACGAGGCTAGAAGCAAGACACCTACCCCAACAAGGACCCTGAGGGTCTGGCTGTGCTCACATCCCCTAACTCGTGCAGAAGACCAAGCATGGCCAGGTGGACTCAGCAAGGTCGGGGGGCTGGCCCTGGTGTGTGCCGGGTGGAAGATGTGTCTTACCAGCAGAGAAGGCGTGGATGTTGAGGGCCATATCCTGCTCCTCGCTGTCCACCACGTCCAGCAGGTAGGCGCGGATGGGCCCTTCTGTGGCATCAGCGCTGAAATCCAGGACCACCACCCCCAGCACTGTGAGGACGATGCCAATGGGCTGCCGGTTGGGGACATCGCCAAGGGACAGACCTGGTGGGTTACAGGACGGGCGGGGCTCAGCACCTGGTCAACCTGGGCTCCCAAGAGCAAATGGTGACCGGGGAGGGGGACACGCAGAGGCTCCCTTCGCAGCCAAAGCTACCCGCTGCTCTGTGACCCAGATGCATAGGGAGAAGCTATGTCTGGGCTTGTTCTGTTTTGCTGTCTGCAGGGCTATGGAcctccctccacacacacactcatgggATGTTCATGGACCCTCACAGAGCTGGCCCTTTCCATCCTGTGACTGAAAAGTGGACAGTGGCCCTTCCTGTCCCAGCTGCCACACAGCAGACCACAGTGGGAACTTGGCGTCAGTTAGAAGAGAAGATGCACCAAGTCTGTGTATCTGTGTGGGGGCAGCTGCGTGTGTGCCCCCGAGGTCTGCTCAGGGGTGGCTGCGTGTGTGCCCCCGGGGTCTGCTTGGGGGCGGCTGCGTGTGTGCCCCCTGGGTCTGCTCGGGGGCAGCTGTGTGTCCACCCTCAGGATCTGCACATCCGGGTGCTGCCCCCAGGATCTGCTCGGGGGCGGCTGCGTGTGTGCCCCCGGGGTCTGCTCGGGGGCAGCTGCGTGTGTGCCCCCGGGGTCTGCTCGGGGGCGGCTGCGTGTGTGCCCCCGGGGTCTGCTCAGGGGCGGCTGCGTGTGTGCCCCCGGGTCTGCTCAGGGGCGGCTGCATGTCCACCCTCAAGATCTGCACATCCGGGTGTTGCCCCCAGGGTCTGCTCGGGGGCGGCTGCCTGTCTGCTCCACGCCGGCAGGAGTCTCCAGAGACCCCAGCCCTGTTCGGCGACCATCACAGTGAGCTCTGGGGTCCTGAGTGGACCCTGAGGTTCCTACACTTGAGCCTGTCTCAGGATGCTCTCAGTCAGCACGCACCTGCTCTTCCCTCAACCAGAAGCCATCTCAAAGGCCAAGACCTGATGGCGTGTGAGCCAGACAACACCTAGGTGCCCAACTAAGACCCAGGGCTGACTGTGGCACAGGAGGGGCCCCGGCTCTGAAACGCAGTAATGCTGAAGGCACCCACCGCATCCCTCTGGGCGGTGCTTATAGAACTCCCTGGGCTCCGGAGGGCTGCAGCTCTGGGAGGTACAACAGGTCTGAGTGACAAAAGCAGTGACACCTGTGTATAGGCCACGCCTCACCTGCCTGGATGAGCCCGCCCACACCAAGATCAGGTCACTGCCCAGTGGATAGTGCTGCCCAGTGCCTCAGTTTGCCACACGGCGACTAGGTGCACCCACGGGCAGAGCATTGAGCCCAGGCCTGCCCCGAAGCCCCCGGCTGGCCTTTGGTCAGAGCAGAGAGCCCTCCTGCGTGAGGCCAAGAGCAGGGGTCCGCCTGGGTGCTTCCCTGCTGCCCTCTTGGCTGGTGCCACACCGGAGTCAGGAAAAGAGGCTGATTGGACAGGACCACCCCCAGGACACAGCCTTGACAAGGCACGTCGACTTCTCTGAACCTCGGTGAAAACGGGCAATGAAGGCTACTCGTGGCGTGAAGCGGCTGTGAGGGTCAGCAGCACCGTGCCCAACAGGTGCTCACAAGGGAAGCTGGCTATCATTGGCTGTCTGCATTGGGGGACGGCCCACCTGGAGAGGCCACCCTGTAGACAGGGGATAGCACCGGGAGGGGGCACCCTGGAGGGAGGCAGCGCCCAAGAGGGAGGAGGGCGTAAGCACAAAAGATGGGTGCACTGGTGCCAGAGCTGCCTCGGCTGGACCCCGCGTCCAGGGCAGAGCCCCGCCTCCCGGGGCCTCCGAGGCTCTGAGCTCAGCTCCTGCTCCACCCAGAGGCTTTCTGGGGCTTCTGCTCCTGAACACCTGCACCCGGGGGCTGCGGGCCACGTTTCGGCACACAGGCCAAGCTCCTGTCTTAACAAGCTGCTGCCAGAAAACAAGGCTTTATTTTCAGCAGCTCTGATGGGTGCCCCCAAGGCAAAAGTGATTTTCCCACGTGCAGTTGCTTtagttaaaaacaacaacagggaaggcaagacaaaacaaaacacaacacccGTGAGTGAGCCAAGTATCAGAGGGCTCTGGACGTTTTCAATAACACCGTGcctgagaaaagaggaagaaagcacAGATAACTTCTGGAAGATGGCTGGAAACAGGACGTGGTGTCAGATAGACATTACACAGCTGAACACAACAGGAAACTCTTCCCTGTGAACAGGTTCCCTTGGCTTTCCCACGTGGGGCTGGCTCGGTGCTGCCAAATGGAGCCGTGCTCCGCGGGGCAGACGACACGGGTCCTTTCTGAGGGGGGGCTGGGTGGCCGGCAGTTCCCACCGGCCAGTCTGGGTCACATGGCGGTGTGCTCGTCCCACTGAGTGACAGGTTGGCCCCAGGCCAGGCCTTGCCAAATTGCAGCAGACGCACGACGTGGAGACACTCACCTATGGCCGAGCCGTTGAGGAAAAGCGCGACACCAAAGAGGACGCCGATGCAGAGGGCCAGGATGAAAGGCCGCCGGCGGCCCCAGCTCAGGGTGCAGCGGTCACTGGCGGA harbors:
- the SLC45A4 gene encoding solute carrier family 45 member 4; translation: MKMAPQNADPESMQVQELPVSAPQKREGKEAENHDETISEGSIDRIPVRLWVMHGAVMFGREFCYAMETALVTPILLQIGLPEQYYSLTWFLSPILGLIFTPLIGSASDRCTLSWGRRRPFILALCIGVLFGVALFLNGSAIGLSLGDVPNRQPIGIVLTVLGVVVLDFSADATEGPIRAYLLDVVDSEEQDMALNIHAFSAGLGGAVGYVLGGLDWTQTFLGTWFRTQNQVLFFFAAVVFTVSVALHLFSIEEEQYSPQQERGTDEMEALPPRVSTLDGGGQYSTALFPDEVQSEHELPLDYLDVDIVRSKSDSVLHVPDAALDVESELFLHDIEPSIFHDTSYPNTPHTSQELIKTRLPRLPSFLRDSAQEDATLLNQQVDETKVPNGSGSPPRDGLGGYTHVDLKPSAALGAMRRRRHMFRRQVSSTFSYYGKVGSHRYRFRRANAVVLIKPSRSMNDLYDLQKRQRQRSRHRNQSGATTSSGDTESEEGEGETTVRLLWLSMLKMPPELMRLCLCHLLTWFSVIAEAVFYTDFMGQVIFEGDPKAPSNSTSWQAYNDGVKMGCWGLVIYATTGAICSALLQKYLDSYDLSIRVIYVLGTLGFSVGTAVMAMFANVYVAMIMISTMGIVSMSISYCPYALLGQYHELKQYVHHSPGNSRRGFGIDCAILSCQVYISQILVASALGSVVDAVGTVRVIPMVASVGSFLGFLTATFLVIYPDVSEEAREEQKGLSAQPAIDGTKKPMVLKLSRKDGPQGLVETESVV